A single genomic interval of Aedes aegypti strain LVP_AGWG chromosome 1, AaegL5.0 Primary Assembly, whole genome shotgun sequence harbors:
- the LOC5580231 gene encoding myosin light chain alkali isoform X2: MAADLKDVEIEKAQFVFSVYDWDGSNSIDAFDIGNALRALNLNPTLELIGKMGGTQKRGEKRIKLEEFLPIYAQVKKEKDMGCYEDFLECLKLYDKEENGTMLLAELQHSLLALGEKLTEDELENVFKDCMDPEDDDGNIPYAPFLQRLCDYTPKAY, encoded by the exons ATG GCAGCAGATCTGAAAGACGTTGAAATTGAGA AGGCTCAGTTTGTCTTTTCCGTTTACGATTGGGATGGCAGCAACAGCATTGATGCTTTCGATATCGGAAACGCTCTGCGTGCCCTCAACCTGAACCCAACTCTGGAACTCATCGGCAAAATGGGTGGTACCCAGAAACGCGGTGAGAAGCGAATCAAGCTCGAAGAATTCCTCCCCATCTATGCCCAGGTGAAGAAAGAAAAGGACATGGGATGCTACGAGGATTTCCTTGAATGTTTGAAGCTGTACGACAAGGAAGAAAACGGCACTATGCTGTTGGCTGAATTGCAGCACAGTTTACTCGCTCTGG GTGAAAAGTTGACTGAAGATGAGCTTGAAAATGTCTTCAAGGATTGCATGGACCCCGAGGACGATGACGGTAACATCCCATATGCCC catttcttcagagattgtGTGACTATACACCAAAAGCATATTAG
- the LOC5580231 gene encoding myosin light chain alkali isoform X1, giving the protein MAADLKDVEIEKAQFVFSVYDWDGSNSIDAFDIGNALRALNLNPTLELIGKMGGTQKRGEKRIKLEEFLPIYAQVKKEKDMGCYEDFLECLKLYDKEENGTMLLAELQHSLLALGEKLTEDELENVFKDCMDPEDDDGNIPYAPFLKKMMDNMVVINLK; this is encoded by the exons ATG GCAGCAGATCTGAAAGACGTTGAAATTGAGA AGGCTCAGTTTGTCTTTTCCGTTTACGATTGGGATGGCAGCAACAGCATTGATGCTTTCGATATCGGAAACGCTCTGCGTGCCCTCAACCTGAACCCAACTCTGGAACTCATCGGCAAAATGGGTGGTACCCAGAAACGCGGTGAGAAGCGAATCAAGCTCGAAGAATTCCTCCCCATCTATGCCCAGGTGAAGAAAGAAAAGGACATGGGATGCTACGAGGATTTCCTTGAATGTTTGAAGCTGTACGACAAGGAAGAAAACGGCACTATGCTGTTGGCTGAATTGCAGCACAGTTTACTCGCTCTGG GTGAAAAGTTGACTGAAGATGAGCTTGAAAATGTCTTCAAGGATTGCATGGACCCCGAGGACGATGACGGTAACATCCCATATGCCC CCTTCCTGAAGAAGATGATGGATAACATGGTCGTCATCAACCTCAAGTAA